In Jeotgalibaca arthritidis, a single genomic region encodes these proteins:
- a CDS encoding FAD-dependent oxidoreductase — MAKTNIVVIGAGFAGVAATKKLAKHFKKNDDVLITLIDRHSYQTYMTELHEVAAGRVEPDAIQYDLNRLFNRNRNVDIVTDEVTHVDHATKVVTTAKTTFNYDHLIVAMGGEPNTFNIPGVAEHGFTLWSWEDANTIRRHIKDTVEAAAIEHDKEKRQAMLTMVVSGAGFTGVEMIGDLMEWKDRLAKDNKLDPAEFNFHLVEAAPNILAMVTEKEASKAERYLAKNGVNIIKGNGVAKVDPDAIELTDGTVIPTHTLIWTAGVKANSDAENYGIESARAGRLVANKYMEAQGVEDVYLAGDIVYYEEPDKDNRPVPQIVQSAEQTGHTAAANIIAKIEGKEKTEHKGNYQGFMISIGSRYGVAYLMDKIHLSGFLAMAVKHLINLVYFLTIGSLFYFVKYIHHEFFHIRDGRSIFRKHLSRYGNVLWNLPLRVFYGSMWLFEGVKKMFGLFGSTSWFGNEVVLPFSWLQDPTSGASETVEEVSKAVFGLNYVYGEEPMMVLKEMPGWFAKIMEFMIPNVEVALFFQKFMTLVEIAIGLAIIFGLFTWLANAATVALVVSFCLSGMFYWVNMWFVPVAISLMNGSGRAFGLDYYVIPWISNKLGKWWYGDIKSIYEPGEAK; from the coding sequence ATGGCTAAAACAAATATTGTTGTGATTGGCGCTGGATTTGCTGGGGTAGCAGCAACGAAGAAACTTGCTAAACACTTTAAAAAGAATGACGATGTTTTAATCACGTTAATTGACCGTCACTCTTATCAAACATATATGACAGAACTTCACGAAGTAGCAGCGGGACGTGTTGAGCCCGACGCAATTCAGTATGACTTAAATCGTTTATTTAATCGCAATAGAAATGTCGACATCGTGACAGACGAAGTGACCCATGTTGATCATGCAACAAAAGTTGTGACAACAGCGAAAACAACCTTTAACTACGACCACTTAATCGTAGCAATGGGTGGAGAGCCAAATACATTTAACATTCCTGGTGTAGCTGAACACGGCTTCACTTTATGGTCATGGGAAGATGCTAACACTATCCGTCGTCATATTAAAGATACGGTAGAAGCAGCAGCAATTGAACATGATAAAGAAAAACGTCAAGCAATGCTAACGATGGTTGTTTCAGGTGCTGGATTTACTGGTGTTGAAATGATTGGTGACTTGATGGAATGGAAAGACCGCTTGGCAAAAGACAACAAACTTGACCCAGCCGAATTTAACTTCCATTTAGTTGAAGCAGCGCCAAACATTCTAGCGATGGTAACGGAGAAAGAAGCATCTAAAGCAGAACGTTACTTAGCTAAAAATGGCGTAAATATCATCAAAGGTAACGGTGTTGCTAAAGTTGATCCAGATGCAATTGAGTTAACAGATGGCACAGTTATTCCAACTCATACACTGATTTGGACAGCAGGTGTTAAAGCGAACTCTGATGCTGAAAATTATGGCATTGAATCGGCACGCGCAGGACGTTTAGTTGCTAATAAATACATGGAAGCTCAAGGTGTTGAGGATGTTTACTTGGCAGGGGATATCGTTTACTACGAAGAACCAGACAAAGACAACCGCCCTGTTCCTCAAATTGTTCAGAGTGCTGAACAAACAGGACACACAGCAGCAGCTAACATTATTGCTAAAATCGAAGGTAAAGAAAAGACAGAACATAAAGGAAACTACCAAGGTTTCATGATTTCAATTGGTTCACGCTACGGTGTTGCTTACTTGATGGATAAAATCCATTTGAGCGGTTTCTTAGCGATGGCAGTTAAACATTTAATTAACTTGGTTTACTTCCTAACAATTGGTTCATTGTTCTACTTTGTTAAATATATCCATCACGAATTCTTCCATATTAGAGATGGCCGTAGTATTTTCCGTAAACACTTATCTCGTTATGGTAATGTATTGTGGAATTTACCACTACGTGTATTCTATGGTAGTATGTGGCTTTTTGAAGGGGTCAAGAAAATGTTTGGTCTATTCGGCTCAACATCTTGGTTTGGTAATGAGGTTGTCCTACCCTTCTCATGGTTGCAAGACCCAACCTCTGGTGCATCTGAAACAGTTGAAGAAGTTTCTAAAGCAGTCTTTGGATTAAACTATGTTTACGGTGAAGAACCAATGATGGTATTGAAAGAAATGCCAGGTTGGTTTGCTAAGATCATGGAATTCATGATTCCAAACGTGGAAGTTGCTCTATTCTTCCAAAAATTCATGACACTTGTTGAAATTGCAATTGGTTTAGCGATTATTTTTGGCTTGTTTACATGGTTAGCAAATGCTGCTACAGTAGCGCTTGTTGTATCATTCTGCTTGTCAGGTATGTTCTACTGGGTAAATATGTGGTTCGTGCCAGTCGCAATCTCATTGATGAACGGATCAGGTCGTGCGTTCGGTCTAGATTATTATGTGATTCCATGGATTTCCAATAAGCTTGGTAAATGGTGGTATGGTGACATTAAGTCAATTTACGAGCCAGGCGAAGCTAAATAA
- a CDS encoding RNA polymerase sigma factor: protein MLKEELVRNNDNAFQMEEAIQLMKEGDMSSYEDVFNCFTPLVHYFSKKYKIKDFDADDIFQEARIILLHCIKEYDGRRGLNFPGFYKLMLRNRIYSLIRREQALKRKNEYNDISYSQRPDDQLLDFCVDEARQIEYEGLEDIIHVREVSSGYFETLSVFEQEVFRYFIKGDSYEAIAAKTAKSPKQVKHAYDRCLQKLKVILW from the coding sequence ATGCTAAAAGAAGAATTAGTGCGCAATAATGATAACGCTTTCCAAATGGAAGAGGCGATTCAGCTAATGAAGGAAGGGGATATGTCTTCTTATGAGGATGTCTTCAACTGTTTCACTCCGCTCGTCCATTATTTTTCAAAAAAGTACAAAATAAAAGATTTTGATGCAGATGATATTTTTCAAGAAGCAAGAATCATTCTCTTACATTGCATCAAAGAATATGATGGCAGACGAGGGCTTAATTTTCCTGGTTTCTACAAATTGATGCTGAGAAATCGTATTTACAGTTTAATTAGGCGTGAGCAAGCACTGAAAAGAAAAAATGAATATAATGATATCTCTTATTCACAAAGGCCAGATGATCAGTTGCTAGATTTTTGTGTAGATGAAGCGCGTCAAATCGAATACGAAGGACTAGAGGATATTATTCATGTCAGAGAAGTGTCGAGTGGTTACTTCGAGACATTATCTGTATTTGAACAAGAGGTCTTCCGTTACTTTATTAAAGGGGATAGTTATGAGGCTATAGCTGCTAAAACGGCTAAGTCTCCAAAGCAAGTTAAGCATGCCTACGATCGATGCTTACAAAAGTTAAAAGTGATTCTCTGGTAA
- a CDS encoding polyprenyl synthetase family protein: MMNVHPMWNEYPALRDELAATLSLIEQHLTINNRDVQDKIKEMLASGGKLLRPAYTLLFSQFATDRNVEKSRALAAAVEVLHMATLIHDDVIDESATRRGQDTLNTAYSNRVAVYTGDYLFTVCFGLLQDYVTDSNEVPLNTKGMETILIGELNQMSRKYAVNMRMRDYLSQVKGKTAQLFALSCYSGAYQANDRIARQAYQIGSNIGMAFQIMDDILDYSETGAVIGKPAMQDVRNGIYTAPLLYAMQTHKKEIEPYLLKGAAISDSEVQEVLELVKEAGGIEKARTLAEKYTNKALKQINQLPENQVKITISRISEQMLARKF, encoded by the coding sequence ATGATGAACGTCCATCCAATGTGGAATGAATACCCAGCCCTGCGTGATGAATTAGCAGCCACTCTATCTCTGATTGAACAACATTTAACGATTAATAATAGAGATGTTCAAGATAAAATAAAAGAAATGCTTGCTTCAGGAGGTAAATTACTCCGACCGGCCTACACGCTACTGTTTTCCCAATTCGCTACTGATCGTAATGTGGAGAAGTCACGAGCATTAGCAGCGGCTGTGGAAGTGTTGCATATGGCAACGCTTATTCATGACGATGTGATTGATGAATCGGCAACGCGTCGCGGGCAAGATACTTTGAATACAGCTTATAGTAATCGAGTTGCTGTTTACACAGGAGACTATTTATTTACGGTTTGTTTTGGTCTCCTGCAAGATTATGTGACAGATTCGAACGAAGTACCCTTAAATACGAAAGGTATGGAAACCATTTTAATTGGCGAATTGAATCAAATGTCTCGTAAGTATGCCGTTAATATGCGGATGCGGGATTACCTGAGTCAAGTCAAAGGGAAAACGGCTCAGCTGTTTGCCCTAAGTTGTTACTCTGGTGCCTATCAGGCTAATGATCGAATTGCTAGGCAAGCTTATCAAATTGGTAGTAACATCGGAATGGCCTTTCAAATTATGGATGATATTTTAGATTATTCCGAGACGGGTGCTGTGATTGGCAAACCTGCCATGCAAGATGTTCGCAATGGTATCTACACGGCACCGCTCTTATATGCGATGCAAACCCATAAAAAAGAAATTGAACCTTATCTCTTAAAAGGAGCAGCCATTTCCGATTCTGAAGTGCAAGAAGTGTTAGAGTTGGTTAAGGAAGCTGGAGGGATTGAGAAAGCTAGAACATTAGCTGAAAAGTACACCAATAAAGCATTAAAACAAATTAATCAATTGCCAGAAAACCAAGTAAAAATTACTATATCGCGCATTAGTGAACAAATGCTTGCCAGAAAATTTTAG
- the rplK gene encoding 50S ribosomal protein L11: MAKKVMKLVKLQIPAGKASPAPPVGPALGQAGVNIMGFCKEFNARTQEQAGLIIPVVITVFEDRSFTFITKTPPAPVLLKKAAGLDKASGEPNKNKVGSVTRDQVKEIAETKMQDLNAADIEAAMRMVEGTARSMGITVQD, translated from the coding sequence GTGGCTAAAAAAGTTATGAAATTAGTTAAGTTGCAAATTCCTGCAGGTAAAGCATCTCCTGCTCCACCGGTAGGTCCTGCGTTAGGTCAAGCTGGCGTTAACATTATGGGATTCTGTAAAGAATTCAACGCTCGCACTCAAGAACAAGCAGGTTTAATTATTCCAGTTGTAATCACTGTGTTTGAAGACCGTTCATTCACTTTCATTACAAAAACTCCTCCAGCTCCAGTTTTACTTAAAAAAGCTGCTGGATTGGACAAAGCATCTGGAGAACCAAACAAAAACAAAGTTGGCTCTGTAACTCGTGATCAAGTAAAAGAAATTGCTGAAACAAAAATGCAAGATTTAAATGCAGCAGATATAGAAGCTGCTATGCGTATGGTCGAAGGTACTGCTCGCTCAATGGGTATTACTGTTCAAGACTAA
- the rplL gene encoding 50S ribosomal protein L7/L12: MALNIEQIIADVKEATVLELNDLVKAIEEEFGVTAAAPVAAAGGAGEAAAEEKSEFDVELTSAGDSKIKVIKVVREATGLGLKEAKALVDGAPGLIKEGLSKEDAEALKAQLEEVGASVTVK; the protein is encoded by the coding sequence ATGGCATTGAATATTGAACAAATTATTGCTGACGTTAAAGAAGCAACAGTTCTTGAATTGAACGACTTAGTAAAAGCTATCGAAGAAGAATTTGGTGTAACTGCAGCAGCTCCTGTAGCGGCAGCTGGTGGCGCTGGAGAAGCGGCAGCTGAAGAAAAATCTGAATTTGACGTAGAATTAACTTCTGCTGGAGATTCAAAAATTAAAGTAATCAAAGTTGTTCGTGAAGCAACTGGTCTAGGTCTGAAAGAAGCTAAAGCATTAGTTGATGGAGCACCAGGACTAATCAAAGAAGGTCTTTCTAAAGAAGACGCTGAAGCATTGAAAGCTCAATTAGAAGAAGTTGGAGCATCTGTAACAGTTAAATAG
- the nusG gene encoding transcription termination/antitermination protein NusG: protein METIENEKSWYVLHTYSGYENKVKMNLESRAQSMNMEDYIFRVVVPEEEEIEMKDGEEKKKTHKTFPGYVLVEMIMSDESWYVVRNTPGVTGFVGSHGAGSKPAPLLPDEIEWILKRMGMSTRIHNMTFEKGESVTITEGAFNNLSGTVEEVDAEKGKLKVLIEMFGRETIAELDYDQVDKI from the coding sequence ATGGAAACAATCGAAAATGAAAAAAGTTGGTATGTTCTACATACTTACTCTGGTTACGAAAACAAAGTTAAAATGAACCTTGAGTCACGTGCACAAAGCATGAATATGGAAGATTATATTTTCCGCGTTGTTGTTCCTGAAGAGGAAGAAATTGAAATGAAAGACGGCGAAGAAAAGAAAAAAACCCATAAAACATTCCCTGGTTATGTATTAGTGGAAATGATTATGTCAGATGAATCTTGGTACGTGGTTCGTAATACACCAGGTGTAACAGGTTTTGTTGGCTCTCACGGAGCAGGAAGTAAACCAGCACCATTACTACCAGATGAAATTGAATGGATTCTGAAACGTATGGGTATGAGTACACGTATTCACAATATGACATTTGAAAAAGGCGAGAGCGTGACAATCACTGAAGGAGCCTTCAATAACTTGTCAGGTACAGTTGAAGAAGTGGATGCAGAAAAAGGTAAGTTGAAAGTTCTCATCGAAATGTTCGGTCGTGAAACAATCGCAGAACTCGATTACGATCAAGTTGATAAGATTTAA
- the rplJ gene encoding 50S ribosomal protein L10: MSEAAIAKKQLLVEEATAKLQGSASVVVVDYLGLTVAEVTELRKQLREAGVEMQVLKNSIISRAAQAAGLEGMEDIFKGPTAVAFSTEDVVAPAKIMAEFAKTATKLEIKGGVIEGKVSSKEEIEALAKLPNREGMLSMLLSVLQAPIRNFALAVKAVSEKDNEAA, encoded by the coding sequence ATGAGTGAAGCTGCTATTGCTAAAAAACAACTACTAGTTGAAGAAGCTACTGCTAAATTGCAAGGATCTGCTTCAGTTGTCGTAGTTGACTACTTAGGTCTTACTGTTGCTGAGGTGACAGAACTAAGAAAACAATTACGTGAAGCTGGCGTTGAAATGCAAGTATTGAAAAACTCAATCATTTCTCGCGCTGCACAAGCTGCAGGTCTAGAAGGAATGGAAGATATTTTCAAAGGACCAACTGCTGTAGCATTTAGTACAGAAGACGTTGTAGCACCTGCGAAAATTATGGCTGAGTTTGCTAAAACAGCAACTAAGCTAGAAATTAAAGGTGGCGTTATCGAAGGTAAAGTTTCTTCTAAAGAAGAAATTGAAGCTCTTGCTAAACTACCAAACCGCGAAGGTATGCTATCTATGTTACTTTCAGTATTGCAAGCACCTATTCGCAACTTTGCATTGGCTGTTAAAGCTGTATCTGAAAAAGATAACGAAGCTGCATAA
- a CDS encoding FMN-binding protein — protein sequence MALNKKFSALTLTFASTLLLAACGGNDTDTTEASSEAVSSEVASSEAATGLQDGTYTLVEKNFDENGWKVNFTIEVANGKITTSDFDYVNEAGERKSENDDYQAMMSAKTETGVGPQDFIPELNGQLVETQDPSSVEVVSGATSSSEGFVKYAEELVAAAEAGNTDTIEIDN from the coding sequence ATGGCTTTAAATAAAAAATTTTCAGCATTAACATTAACATTCGCTTCTACATTGCTTTTAGCAGCATGTGGCGGTAACGATACAGACACAACTGAAGCATCATCAGAAGCAGTAAGTTCAGAAGTAGCTAGCTCAGAAGCAGCAACTGGTTTACAAGACGGTACTTACACATTAGTTGAAAAGAACTTTGATGAGAATGGTTGGAAAGTTAACTTCACAATTGAAGTTGCTAACGGCAAAATCACAACTTCAGACTTCGACTATGTTAATGAAGCTGGTGAAAGAAAATCTGAAAATGATGACTACCAAGCAATGATGTCTGCTAAAACTGAAACTGGTGTAGGTCCACAAGATTTTATTCCAGAATTAAACGGACAATTAGTTGAAACACAAGATCCTTCTTCAGTGGAAGTTGTATCTGGTGCAACAAGTTCTTCAGAAGGCTTCGTTAAATATGCAGAAGAATTAGTAGCTGCTGCTGAAGCTGGAAACACAGACACAATCGAAATCGATAACTAA
- the rplA gene encoding 50S ribosomal protein L1: MAKKSKQFRAALEKVETSKQYTIEEAIALVKEIDFAKFDATVEVAYRLGIDTRKNDQQIRGAVVLPHGTGKTQRVLVFAKGDKAKEAEAAGADYVGDADLSQKIQGGWFDFDVVVATPDMMGEVGRLGRVLGPKGLMPNPKTGTVTMDVTKAVEEIKAGKVTYRADKQGNIHAPIGKVSFDNEKLIENLKTIHDVVLRAKPASAKGQYIKNVSVTSTFGPGVKVDATSVK; encoded by the coding sequence ATGGCTAAAAAAAGTAAACAATTCCGTGCTGCTCTTGAGAAAGTAGAAACATCAAAACAATATACTATTGAAGAAGCAATCGCATTGGTAAAAGAAATTGATTTTGCTAAATTCGATGCAACAGTTGAAGTTGCATACCGTTTAGGAATCGACACTCGTAAAAATGATCAACAAATCCGTGGGGCAGTTGTATTGCCACATGGTACAGGTAAAACACAACGCGTTTTAGTATTTGCTAAAGGTGACAAAGCTAAAGAAGCTGAAGCAGCTGGAGCAGACTACGTAGGCGACGCAGACTTGTCTCAAAAGATTCAAGGTGGCTGGTTCGACTTTGACGTTGTTGTTGCAACACCTGACATGATGGGTGAAGTAGGTCGTCTAGGACGCGTCTTAGGACCTAAAGGCTTGATGCCAAACCCTAAAACTGGAACAGTTACAATGGACGTAACAAAAGCTGTTGAAGAAATCAAAGCTGGTAAAGTTACATACCGTGCTGACAAGCAAGGTAACATCCATGCTCCAATCGGAAAAGTTTCTTTCGATAACGAAAAATTAATCGAAAACTTAAAAACTATCCACGATGTTGTTTTGCGTGCTAAACCAGCATCTGCAAAAGGTCAATACATCAAAAACGTGAGTGTAACATCTACATTTGGCCCTGGTGTTAAAGTAGACGCAACATCAGTTAAATAA
- a CDS encoding NusG domain II-containing protein, which translates to MKYIKMIRRGDVIIVVVLMIASFLPLGVFSYRQATADEATIQAVVKVDGEVVKVFDLVDDGETEIFHYHDDHGHENTIVRNGASVEMIEANCGDQVCVRMNAVDAVGETILCLPHRLLVEVTSDEPVDQPEDSLDVLSDSRHVTGRES; encoded by the coding sequence ATGAAATATATAAAGATGATACGTCGAGGGGACGTTATTATTGTTGTCGTGTTGATGATCGCCTCTTTTTTACCATTAGGTGTCTTTAGTTATCGTCAGGCTACGGCTGATGAAGCAACGATACAAGCTGTGGTAAAGGTAGATGGTGAGGTTGTAAAAGTTTTTGATTTAGTTGATGATGGTGAAACAGAAATATTCCATTATCACGATGATCATGGACACGAAAATACGATTGTTCGCAACGGGGCATCCGTTGAGATGATAGAAGCCAATTGTGGCGACCAAGTGTGTGTGCGTATGAATGCTGTCGATGCTGTTGGTGAAACGATTCTTTGTTTGCCACACCGATTATTAGTAGAAGTAACATCAGACGAACCGGTCGATCAACCGGAAGATAGCCTAGATGTCCTTTCAGACAGCCGGCATGTAACAGGGAGGGAAAGTTAA
- a CDS encoding Gx transporter family protein, whose amino-acid sequence MNKNKRLIYISLLAAQGVVITLLERSIPFPFAFAPGAKLGLANMVTILALFTLPYKDSFKVVWMRLIISTFLGGTLSTFMYSFSGAFLSYFGMIAVRRLGPKRVSLIGVSATGGILHNVGQLIVASTIAQSFSVMLYLPVLAFTGIFSGIAVGIAANYLMEHVVTIQNFQRQEAENDRLTRAWYQANYTKEYQQLE is encoded by the coding sequence ATGAATAAAAATAAACGATTAATATATATTTCCTTGTTAGCAGCACAAGGCGTTGTGATTACGCTACTTGAGCGTTCCATTCCCTTTCCATTTGCCTTTGCGCCGGGAGCTAAATTAGGTTTGGCTAATATGGTCACTATTCTAGCCTTGTTTACCTTGCCTTATAAAGACAGTTTTAAAGTGGTTTGGATGCGGTTAATTATTTCTACCTTTTTAGGTGGAACTTTATCGACTTTTATGTATAGTTTTTCGGGTGCGTTTTTAAGTTATTTTGGTATGATTGCGGTTCGACGATTGGGACCAAAACGGGTTAGTTTAATTGGTGTGAGTGCGACGGGTGGGATTTTACATAATGTGGGGCAGTTGATTGTTGCATCCACTATCGCCCAATCTTTCAGTGTCATGCTTTATTTACCAGTTTTAGCGTTTACGGGTATTTTTTCTGGTATTGCGGTAGGTATTGCAGCTAATTATTTAATGGAGCATGTGGTTACTATCCAGAACTTTCAACGTCAAGAAGCGGAAAATGACCGTTTAACGAGAGCATGGTATCAGGCGAATTATACAAAAGAATATCAGCAATTAGAGTGA
- the menA gene encoding 1,4-dihydroxy-2-naphthoate polyprenyltransferase encodes MLTMPVFLELVEIKTKLASLFPFLLGTLFSAYYFSSFDGWNTLLFFVAMIIFDMATTAINNTMDYVKAKNTEYRDGENILGRAGISVEKATRLIVTMVMVAAAMGIVLTYRTNSLLLVIGAICFLIGILYTFGPFPISRMPLGEVLSGLTMGFGIFFIAVFINVPGNELMTLVIDWPAFRLEGHLLNVLIVFLNALPLVFTIANIMLANNTCDFETDVSNHRYTLVYYIGKPLALKLYGLLYYGVFAAVILAVVLRVTTIWMLLVVLLFPLVQKNIKTFQANPDKATTFAIAIKNLVLIHGVQIVALVLALVFS; translated from the coding sequence ATGTTAACCATGCCCGTTTTTTTAGAACTCGTTGAAATTAAGACGAAGCTTGCGAGTTTATTTCCCTTTTTATTAGGTACTTTGTTTTCAGCGTATTATTTTTCGTCTTTTGACGGCTGGAACACCCTTTTGTTTTTTGTAGCGATGATTATTTTTGATATGGCAACGACAGCTATTAACAACACCATGGATTATGTCAAAGCTAAGAATACGGAATACCGTGACGGTGAGAACATTCTAGGTCGAGCAGGTATTTCAGTCGAAAAGGCAACGCGTCTCATCGTGACCATGGTGATGGTGGCAGCTGCTATGGGGATTGTCTTAACTTACCGAACAAATAGTTTGTTGTTAGTTATTGGAGCAATTTGCTTTTTAATTGGTATCTTGTATACCTTTGGTCCGTTTCCGATTTCCCGTATGCCGCTTGGTGAAGTGCTGTCTGGCTTGACCATGGGCTTTGGTATTTTCTTTATTGCAGTTTTTATTAATGTGCCGGGAAATGAACTGATGACGTTGGTGATTGATTGGCCCGCTTTTCGTTTAGAGGGACATTTGTTGAATGTTTTAATTGTCTTTCTAAATGCTTTGCCGCTTGTCTTTACGATTGCTAATATCATGCTTGCTAATAACACCTGTGATTTTGAAACGGATGTGAGTAATCACCGCTATACGCTAGTCTACTATATAGGTAAACCACTTGCGTTGAAGTTATATGGCTTGTTGTACTATGGTGTTTTTGCGGCGGTCATCTTAGCCGTAGTGTTGAGGGTGACGACCATATGGATGCTGCTTGTTGTTTTGTTATTCCCGCTTGTTCAAAAAAATATTAAAACTTTCCAAGCTAATCCGGATAAAGCAACGACATTTGCGATTGCAATTAAGAATCTTGTTCTGATTCATGGGGTTCAAATTGTAGCCCTAGTGTTAGCTTTAGTATTCTCATAA
- a CDS encoding FAD:protein FMN transferase: protein MKESKRLLGVLVVMLGLVLAGCSNEKEVELRKQAYEDTEFLMGTYVSLRIYNEGKEDVLEDGFNVVRELADKITGETVESDISKINAAAGDHAVVVSEPVYELLKIADSYSDEMDGQFNYAIGSITNLWRIGFDDARKPSQEEIDQALLAIDFTEVTFNDEEQSVYLPNEAMALDLGAIAKGYIADQVRDLFEEEGITSAIIDLDGNVFVMGGSPSRDGEVWRVGIQDPLGVRGSSVGSTVQSDRSIVTSGIYERYLEVDGQLYHHLMDPKTGYPFDNEIAGVSIISEDSVDGDTLSTLVFGLGVEAGLDYINSRDDVDAVFITKDNKVYLSEGIKNNFELTNQSYTLVEE, encoded by the coding sequence ATGAAAGAGTCCAAACGACTGTTAGGCGTTTTGGTTGTGATGTTGGGGCTTGTATTAGCGGGCTGTTCAAATGAAAAAGAAGTAGAACTGCGTAAGCAAGCGTATGAAGACACAGAATTTTTAATGGGGACCTATGTGTCATTGAGAATTTATAATGAAGGCAAAGAAGACGTTCTTGAGGACGGTTTTAATGTGGTACGCGAGTTGGCAGATAAGATTACCGGAGAAACGGTTGAATCTGATATTTCAAAAATCAATGCCGCGGCAGGTGACCATGCGGTAGTTGTATCAGAACCAGTTTATGAATTATTGAAGATTGCTGATAGCTATAGTGATGAGATGGATGGTCAGTTTAATTATGCTATTGGTTCGATTACTAACTTGTGGCGAATCGGCTTTGATGATGCTCGGAAACCGAGCCAAGAAGAGATTGACCAAGCTTTATTAGCTATTGATTTTACAGAAGTTACCTTTAACGATGAAGAGCAATCGGTCTACTTGCCTAATGAGGCGATGGCTCTCGATTTAGGTGCGATTGCTAAAGGATACATTGCAGACCAAGTTCGTGATTTGTTTGAAGAAGAAGGTATAACGAGCGCAATTATTGATTTAGACGGGAATGTCTTTGTTATGGGTGGTTCACCAAGTCGTGACGGCGAAGTTTGGCGTGTTGGTATTCAAGACCCATTAGGTGTTCGCGGGTCGAGTGTTGGCTCCACTGTCCAATCGGATCGCTCAATTGTGACGTCAGGTATTTATGAGCGTTATTTAGAGGTTGACGGTCAGCTCTACCATCATTTAATGGATCCGAAAACAGGTTATCCCTTTGACAATGAAATCGCAGGCGTTTCTATTATTTCGGAAGACTCTGTTGATGGAGATACCTTGTCGACCCTTGTGTTTGGTTTAGGAGTTGAGGCAGGCTTGGATTATATTAATAGCCGTGATGATGTGGATGCTGTCTTTATTACGAAGGATAATAAAGTCTATTTATCAGAAGGTATTAAGAATAATTTTGAACTGACAAATCAATCATACACATTGGTAGAGGAGTAG
- the rpmG gene encoding 50S ribosomal protein L33: MVQRNTALACTVCGSRNYTITPTEKSRTRRLEVKKFCRYCGKHTLHKETK, translated from the coding sequence ATGGTTCAAAGAAATACTGCGCTAGCTTGTACTGTATGTGGTTCGAGAAATTATACCATTACACCTACTGAAAAAAGTCGCACGAGACGTTTAGAAGTTAAAAAGTTCTGTAGATATTGTGGTAAACACACGTTACACAAAGAAACGAAGTAA
- the secE gene encoding preprotein translocase subunit SecE — protein MKFLKSVKDEMKLVTWPTGKELTQYTSTVVVTVLLFAVFFAVVDFGISELLGLLLN, from the coding sequence GTGAAATTTCTAAAGAGTGTTAAGGACGAAATGAAATTAGTAACTTGGCCAACAGGAAAAGAATTAACGCAATACACAAGTACAGTTGTTGTGACCGTTCTTTTATTCGCTGTATTTTTTGCAGTAGTTGATTTTGGGATTAGTGAATTGTTAGGATTACTTTTAAACTAA